CATTGATGGCCAGAGACTGACTCCGAAACGGGACACCAAGCTCATCCCCGGTTGCCTGCTGTCGATTGCAGACGTTAATTTTCGAGTCGACTACGATCCGCAGCAGTTTGTCGATGTCGGCTCGACGATCAATCTCAAAACCCTGGAAGGGATCTTACCGGAGAATACCCTGACTGCAGTCTCTGATGATATTCGATCTTTGGACATTCCATTGCCTGAGAATCAGACGAAATCGAGCGAAACGGCAACCATTGATGAGTATGTACCAGAACTGAATACTTCACAAAATAAAAAGACCATTCAATTTCCAGAGATTGAACTAACGGATAAAATGGATCAGAAGTAAACTCCATTGATCCATTTCTGAAAGACGTAATCATGGCTGATAACGACGTACAAGAGTTGTTAAAACTCAGTAAACAACTACTTGATTCGATCGACCATAAAGACTGGAACACCTATACCAGTCTCTGTGATGAAGAACTGACCGCCTTTGAACCAGAAGCCAGAGGCCACCTGATTACAGGGATGGATTTCCATCGTTTTTATTTTAACATGAATCCCACAGGCAGGCCTCGACAGTCGACCATCAGTTCCCCCATGGTCTCCATTATGGGAGAAGTTGCCCTCATCACTTATGTCCGCGTTGTGCAGGCAATCGATGAACATGGGCATGATTCCAGTGCCGCCTGTGAAGAAACCCGTATCTGGCAGAAACAGGATGGAGAATGGCAGCACGTGCATTTCCATCGTTCCATAATCTGAAAATACCTGAAAATCCATTATGCCAAACCCAGCCTCCCAGGTACTCGTCCTCTGCTCGGACATCATGTTTTCGAGTCAGATTACTGGAGCCGCCAGACAATTGGAGTACTCCTTCTGTACGGTTCTCAGCACACGTCAGGCAGCAGCACAAGTGGACGATTCACTCCGCCAGGTCCTGCTAGTAGACTTGAATCAGCCTTCATTAAACTGGGACCAGTTGAAAACGATCCATCAGGAGCATCCCGCTCTGATCAGCATCGCCTTTGGCCCGCATGTGGATGTCGAAAAACTCGCAGCAGCGCGGGCGGCAGGCTGTACCGAAGTGATGCCTCGGAGCAGATTCTCAGCACAGCTTTCTCAGATCCTGGAGTCTGCATTAACTGAGGAAGCGTGAGGTAATTTAGAGCGCATCACAGATAACCATAACGTCTCTCAAACTATTATACTCGGTCCAAAGGCCTTGGAGACGCTACCGTAAAACTGGACACAGTCTAGTGGAGTGTCATTTTTAAAATTTGAGTTGATAGATATCACGAGAGTACGACAACGGAGCACGTAAACAACACCTCCCAACCCTCAATTTGTAGCTTGACAAAGCACTAGCCCAGGTGGAATTTCTGCAACAGTCCGCGGTAAGCCGGTTCCCCCTGTTCATGATCCACGACGGCACTGATCCGGGTTTCGCTGGTGTTGATCATCTGAATGTTGATGCCCAGTTCGGCCAGGGCACTAAACATGGACTGTCCTACACCCGTATGGCTGCGTAAACCAATCCCGACGACCGACAACTTGGCAATTTCTGCCTCGTGACTCAACTCGGCTTCGCCCCATTCTTCCAGCAGGGGTGTCACCAGTCCCAGACTTTTTTCCAGAGAAGTCCGTGGAACCGTGAATGACAGATGCGCCTGCTCGTCTTCTCCCATGTTCTGTACAATCATATCGACCGAGACACCCCCTTCGGCAACAACTGAGAACAGTCGCGAACAGATGCCGGGATTATCAGGCAGATTTCTGACAGTGACGCGGGACTGGCTCTGATCCAGTAATACTTCGCTGACCACAATGTCCTCCATGTGAGACAGCTGATTAATAATATCCTGCTCCAGTGAGGTCAGTTCCTGAGCTGACTCGCCCGTCTGCTTGCCATTAGACAGCTTTTCATTGGTCGCAAACGCATAACTGGAGAGCTGATCCAGTTCGAAGCCATCATGAATCACCTGGACCGCTTTTTCACACTGATCGCGGTTGACGAGCACCGTCAGCTTAATTTCACTCGTCGTAATCATGCCGACATTGATATCGGCTTCAGCCAGAATGGCAAACATGCGGCTGGCCACTCCATAATTGTTTCGCATTCCGCAGCCCACAATCGAAACCTTGGATAGATTGGTGCCATGTTGAATTTTTCCGGCTCCGATTGCCTCGATGGCTTCAGTAGCAGCCGTCAATGTTTCCGCCAGATCGGACTGGGGAACGGTAAAGGAAACGCGTGCCAGACCCGCTGTTCCCACATCCTGTACGATCATGTCCAGGCAGATCTTTCGCTCCGCCATCCGTGTGAAGATACTCCCCATAATTCCCGGTTCGTCAGGGATATCAGTCAGACTCACACGTACTTCATCGCGTACAAAAGCCACCCCGGTAACAACGGGGGCATCTGCCAGAGGTTGGACTGCAATCAGTGTTCCTTCACCATCGGAAAATGAGGGACGTACTTTCAAAGGCACCTTGTACTTTTTCGCGAATTCAATGGACCGGGAATGCATGACACCTGCCCCCAGGCTGGCCAGTTCGAGCATTTCATCATAGGAAATGCTGTCAATTTTGTGTGCTTCCGGAACAATGCGGGGATCGGTGGTAAACACACCTTCCACGTCTGTATAAATTTCACACATGTCCGCATCCAGTACGGCAGCCAGTGCCGTCGCTGTCGTATCACTGCCTCCACGTCCCAGCGTTGTGATATTCCAGTCTTTATCCCGCCCCTGAAATCCCGCAGCGATCACAATTTTGCCTGCATTCAAAGCAGATCGCATCCGCTCGGTGGAGATCGAAATAATCCGGGCCTTGGTATGAGAAGAATCGGTAACGACGCCAATCTGAGATCCTGTCAGACTGATCGCTTCGACTCCCAGCTTATGCAAGGCCATCGCCATCAAAGCCACTGATTCCTGTTCTCCCGTCGAGAGCAGCATGTCCATCTCGCGCGGAGTAGGGTGGTCCGTAATTTCCGCTGCCAGCCCGACCAGTTCGTCTGTTTTTTTGCCTCGCGCACTGACGACCATCACAACCTGATGCCCTGCCTGCTGCGTTTCGGTTGCCCGACGGGCTGCAGCGACGATCTTGCTGGTATCTGCTACACTCGTTCCACCAAACTTCTGGACAATGAGCGACACTTCTTCTCTCCGTTTCTCTGCAAATGATATGGTCAATCTACTGATCTCACTGATCGGCGGTCGCATCAATCCTTTGCGGCTGACGAATCGATTCCTGTTTAGTCAGTGAATCAGTGAATGGGAAAAGGTAACAAATCGGCTCTGGTTCGTGAATCATCAGACTTTGAGGTTTCATTAAAACCAGAAAAAGCAGCCGGAAAAAAAGCACATTCCCGTCAGTTGCACTGTCAAACGACATTTCGACGGAACCACAAAGTGGTCGTACATACACCTGCCGATACAATTCAACCACGGATCAAGGCAATAATTTCATCAGTCACCTGGCGGGCCGCTTCCGGAAAAGCGAGTTGCCGCATGCTGGTCGCCATTTGATTTCGTTGTTCCTCATCGAACCTCAACTTGAAAAACGCTTCCTTCAAAAGACTTGCCGTTTGTTGAGGATCGGGACTCTGCTCTACAACCACGGCAGCACCAGACTGTTCAAAATACTGGGCATTCAGTAACTGATGCTCATTCACTGACCCCGGATAGGGAATGAGAATCGTGGGGCACCCTGCACAGGCCAGTTCTGCGAGAGTCGTTGCCCCCGCACGGGAAATGACGAGGTTGGCACGGGCATACCAGTCTGAAAGATCATCGAAGAAGGGCTGAACCGTCACTTTCAAACCAGGAATGACATCCACGAGCCCTGCGTAAACCTTTTCTACACGAGAGAAATCTTTTTCCCCAGCCTGATGGACGATCCGAATCGTTTCGTGAAGCTGATCCTGAGACAGTTTAAGCATGTCAATCACAGCAGAATTCACCGAGACAGCCCCCTGGCTGCCTCCCAGCACCAGGATCACGAACTCGTCATCTTCACTGCTTGAAGTGGTATCCGTCGCTGATTCAGCCAGTTTCCGGATCTCCGTTCGCACCGGATTACCTGTCACTATAACACGCGGCTTCTGACCTGCATCAACCTGGGTACTGTTCCAGATCGTACCGGGAA
The sequence above is a segment of the Gimesia algae genome. Coding sequences within it:
- a CDS encoding FHA domain-containing protein, whose product is MKIRLSVQSTSPKAKIMTLTKTTLIGRSADCDIKLKSDLVSRHHCKIVLTGSVALVHDLGSSNGTFIDGQRLTPKRDTKLIPGCLLSIADVNFRVDYDPQQFVDVGSTINLKTLEGILPENTLTAVSDDIRSLDIPLPENQTKSSETATIDEYVPELNTSQNKKTIQFPEIELTDKMDQK
- a CDS encoding DUF4440 domain-containing protein; the encoded protein is MADNDVQELLKLSKQLLDSIDHKDWNTYTSLCDEELTAFEPEARGHLITGMDFHRFYFNMNPTGRPRQSTISSPMVSIMGEVALITYVRVVQAIDEHGHDSSAACEETRIWQKQDGEWQHVHFHRSII
- a CDS encoding aspartate kinase — encoded protein: MSLIVQKFGGTSVADTSKIVAAARRATETQQAGHQVVMVVSARGKKTDELVGLAAEITDHPTPREMDMLLSTGEQESVALMAMALHKLGVEAISLTGSQIGVVTDSSHTKARIISISTERMRSALNAGKIVIAAGFQGRDKDWNITTLGRGGSDTTATALAAVLDADMCEIYTDVEGVFTTDPRIVPEAHKIDSISYDEMLELASLGAGVMHSRSIEFAKKYKVPLKVRPSFSDGEGTLIAVQPLADAPVVTGVAFVRDEVRVSLTDIPDEPGIMGSIFTRMAERKICLDMIVQDVGTAGLARVSFTVPQSDLAETLTAATEAIEAIGAGKIQHGTNLSKVSIVGCGMRNNYGVASRMFAILAEADINVGMITTSEIKLTVLVNRDQCEKAVQVIHDGFELDQLSSYAFATNEKLSNGKQTGESAQELTSLEQDIINQLSHMEDIVVSEVLLDQSQSRVTVRNLPDNPGICSRLFSVVAEGGVSVDMIVQNMGEDEQAHLSFTVPRTSLEKSLGLVTPLLEEWGEAELSHEAEIAKLSVVGIGLRSHTGVGQSMFSALAELGINIQMINTSETRISAVVDHEQGEPAYRGLLQKFHLG
- the murG gene encoding undecaprenyldiphospho-muramoylpentapeptide beta-N-acetylglucosaminyltransferase; its protein translation is MSHSILNGKSIVFAGGGTGGHLLPGMAVAAELVSRGGCQISFVGTNRSIEQQIIARSGYQHIDLPTYPLKAMFRNPFRFIVNHSRAYWKGRSFLRETKPALVIGLGGMASVPVILEASRLRLPIVLLEQNIVCGKANHFLLGRADVICSSFPGTIWNSTQVDAGQKPRVIVTGNPVRTEIRKLAESATDTTSSSEDDEFVILVLGGSQGAVSVNSAVIDMLKLSQDQLHETIRIVHQAGEKDFSRVEKVYAGLVDVIPGLKVTVQPFFDDLSDWYARANLVISRAGATTLAELACAGCPTILIPYPGSVNEHQLLNAQYFEQSGAAVVVEQSPDPQQTASLLKEAFFKLRFDEEQRNQMATSMRQLAFPEAARQVTDEIIALIRG